ACAAGAATATCCTGCCCGTCTGCAGCCAATAAGGCATTGTTTGCCAGTCCGGACGTTACACAGGGTAGCTTCATCGCCATGGCTTCCAAAAGTTTGTTTTGCATGCCTGTGCCAATCTGCATGGGAGCAACAAATATTTTTGATTTGGCGTAACATTCACGTATGTCTTCCACCCAACCGCTGACCGTTACGTTATCACAGGCAAGGTTTAATACTTTCTTGTCGGGTGTAGCCCCCGCAATGAGGATTTTTATGCCAGGCTTTTTCTTTTTTAAAACCGGTAGTATTTCATTCACAAGGTATTCAACGCTGTTAATATTTGGCATATAAGCCATATTCCCTGTAAAAAGAAGGTCATATTCTTTATCTCTTATCAGGGGTTTAAAGAACTCCGTATCCACGCCATTCATAACCACTTCAATATTATTTTTATCGGGATGACTGATAATATCTCTGTCAGGATGGGAAATGATAATCTTATTATTGAATTTATCGAAAATTGTACGTTCGTATTTTTTCACTCTTCTGGCTTCCATGCGCAATACCGGCTTTATAAAAAATGATGCACTTGACGACATACGTTCAGCTCCTTTTGAAAAAACATCCTGATAGTCAAGTGTTTTTGGGATGCTAATATCTTTAATATATTCGGCAACACGGATAAGCTGGCAGAAAATATGCCCGGGTTTAATTTCATTGATTTTATCAGCTATTTGTTTCTTCACCTTCTTGTTGTAAAAATAGCCTACCTGAAAGGGTTTATTACTGAGCAAAGCCCACAGGAGGCCTGCATAAAGCTTCCATTTTGATAAATTAACGATGGTGATGCTTCTACAATATTCAGAAAGCTTTCCCCGAGCATCCGGGTGTAATTTAGTGTCATTTAGGCAAAAAAGATGTATCTCATGATATTTTGACAGGCAGCGGATATGATGATACGCCCTCAGTTTGTCGCCTTTGACAAGCGGATACGGGACTCTCGATAATAAGACAAAAAGCTTCACAAGCAGTAATTTAAGGGGTAAAGATATTTAATTTTTTAAAAAACAAAAATTTTTTAGGAGAAATTTATAGATTTAGGCATTGACATTTGTTTAAATTCTCAATATACATTGATCTCTGTTCACTTTTTTGAAGCCTTAGTATCCGCCTCGTTGAGCTGTTTTTACTTAGAGTCTTTGCCACAGCAGAGTGGTATTCTTCAATTTTAAAATTCTCAATATTCAATGTACCATGTTCAATGATTTGAATCCTTAGTGTTTCGTTTCGAAGCCTTTTTAACTAAAGATGTGCAAAGAAACAAAAGAGGACATAATGTTTTTTATCTGAGAGGCCTTATGTAAAA
This sequence is a window from Bacteroidales bacterium. Protein-coding genes within it:
- a CDS encoding glycosyltransferase codes for the protein MKLFVLLSRVPYPLVKGDKLRAYHHIRCLSKYHEIHLFCLNDTKLHPDARGKLSEYCRSITIVNLSKWKLYAGLLWALLSNKPFQVGYFYNKKVKKQIADKINEIKPGHIFCQLIRVAEYIKDISIPKTLDYQDVFSKGAERMSSSASFFIKPVLRMEARRVKKYERTIFDKFNNKIIISHPDRDIISHPDKNNIEVVMNGVDTEFFKPLIRDKEYDLLFTGNMAYMPNINSVEYLVNEILPVLKKKKPGIKILIAGATPDKKVLNLACDNVTVSGWVEDIRECYAKSKIFVAPMQIGTGMQNKLLEAMAMKLPCVTSGLANNALLAADGQDILVGYSTEDYAMKILRLLDEPELYQKLSESGHSFVTEHFNWKVQTDKINTLIINTR